AAAGTTCTTTGAGATCTTCATCATTAGTCATGTCATGCTTTTACAGAGCtacaaaaccaaacaaaaactagaggtactgtgagcaagctcacaattgataccccccgctaagataaaaatcataatgcatgtatttttccaattatagaaaatattggatgaatctatttcaccgtccattttctataaataacaactgctcttttttttttaaactgttggtaataagcaatatttgtgtgaagtaagaacattcaatgaaacttattgaccggacacgaattttgcactttttctgccagtgaccttgcccttgcccaaatgaccttgggtcaaggtcatgacacaccctttggtcctaagcaatagttgtgtgaagttagaacattcaatgcttttCCATACAAAAGATAATGACCagacatgaattttgcactatttttcccaacgaccttgcccttgcccaaatgaccttggatcaaggtcatgacacacctttaggtcataagcaatctttgtgtgaattaagaacttccaatgtttctccacaAGAAatatatggaccggacacaaattttgcactttatctgccatgcagtgaccttgcccttgcccaaatgaccttggatcaagATCAtaacacacccttaggtcataagcaatctttgtgtgaagtacaAACTTCCAatttttctccataagaaagatatggatcggacatgaattttgtatttttctgctagtgaccttgcccaaatgaccttgggtaaAGGTCATGACACAgcctttgtattttttctgatcttgaccgaatgaccttgggtcaaggtcatgacactcccttaggtcataagcaatctttgtgtgaagtaagaacttccaatgcttctccatcagaaagatattgaccggacacgattgcacagacagacggacagacggacggacaaggtgattcctatatacccctccccccacccccgCCAAACTTCGTTTACGGGGGGTAAAAAAAGACTAGGTTCAACTACGGGACCCAActttattatattgattttatttgtaaatttaaagcAATTGAAAAGGAATGTACAATATAACGCGGTTTTTGTAtcaattaaaccaaaaaaaaaacactttgtgTTTAAAGTACGTTGATGAcattcatattttgaaataagagtttttaaaatattgtagttTCAACACCTGAAATCAGCTCACCTACAATCATTGATGATAGTAATATGATTAAGGTATCCTTACTAGCTGTGAGTGGTCTCCTGCTATTACTGTTGTTTGGTGTTGTCCTTATTTGTCATAGAAAAGTGTGAGTATTTTTAGTAAGAGGTATCTTTAATATACATAACCgtttgataatttcatttctAAAGATACTCATTGGTTTTTATATATTCTAGGAGAGAGCAAACTAAATCTTCAAAAAGATGTACAGGTacttatgattattttaatgaaagttTTGGCGCATTAATTTCTCATAGATTTCATAATACATTGCACGTAtttgattgtacatgtagttaccaACTATGAAGATAAAGAAGGACAGGAAGACCCTATATATAATGATGTCATTGAATCTCGTATGGTTGGAAACGGCGTTGCTATATCGTCAGATATTTACAATTTGGCTCCTCAATTCTATGGAGTGACAAATTCAACGAAAAACCAACCCAACCAGTCCAAAGCACAATTAACACGCTCCAGAACGGTGGGTCTAGAAGAATACGGACATTGGTACAGAGGTTCTGATGATTACAATCATATTAATTTCAACAGCGTAAAGCAGTTGTCTTCGTATTCTACAGTAATGACAAATGATTATGACATTTTCAAGCCATCCTCAACATCCCTTGAAAATCACCCAAACGATGGCGAGTGTTGaaacatacaatttaaataaaaagaaacacaaaaaagtagtcATGAAAGCGTCATTCATCAAAACAGAAAGTTCTATGGTCAATCGTCCATACAGATCCGTCAAATACTTCTGAAACATCAGGAAAAAAATTAGTAAcgttaaagtgaaaataaacGATATGTTAGTAATGTATGTAGAGCAGCTTAAATACCACAAACgcatcaaatatatataataaaatagtaTGTGTTTTGGTcgaatttttattcatgtatatattgtgCAACGGTCATTTGTTCTGAAAtggaaaattagaaaaaaaataaagattggTTTGTCTGCTTTTATACTGGGGTTAATAAACAACTTTTCTATTGTAAAGAATTAAAGAttattatatgtttaaaaaatgactttCGTTATTGtcgtttgatttctttttaacatgactttttttaaagtccTTTGATTTCTTCTTCACATGACTTTTCTTAAACTGCAAAAAAATGACATTGAAAACTattcaaaag
This genomic window from Magallana gigas chromosome 5, xbMagGiga1.1, whole genome shotgun sequence contains:
- the LOC105347731 gene encoding uncharacterized protein isoform X1, with amino-acid sequence MDSLRIVIVLFVLLPYLIKTAISEFAVCVTNISGVYKCCQDYTNISGTCEACIGSWGKNCDNNCSYGYHGHGCRTKCNCGHQQICDPKQGCIVSTPEISSPTIIDDSNMIKVSLLAVSGLLLLLLFGVVLICHRKVREQTKSSKRCTVTNYEDKEGQEDPIYNDVIESRMVGNGVAISSDIYNLAPQFYGVTNSTKNQPNQSKAQLTRSRTVGLEEYGHWYRGSDDYNHINFNSVKQLSSYSTVMTNDYDIFKPSSTSLENHPNDGEC